One window of the Gloeomargarita sp. SKYB120 genome contains the following:
- a CDS encoding substrate-binding domain-containing protein translates to MTPRLPNQKQLRRRTLLSLGILAAGLILTWAPLPGVSQTLVVVAGTELRQVLEVLRPRFEQQQPNIRLELHFQGSQELANNYLDDTFAGFHPTILIPANQEILEKLVQDWRARENTEPFLSKPQPIASTFMVGIAWPERGRVLFPQGRFDWERVAQALRARQWAAMGGPAAWGSFDFRMTDPLRSNSGQLTLALWSQQVLGQPLTPSNVNSPPVIELLRLLKPSVYRPPRSTDLLLEEFISQGPNEGDVAVVYESIALSRWPQAQVAQGQGYRIYYFSPTVATVSTAVVVRRRVSPLLARAAETFIAFLRAPEQQQVFVQQGFRPVIQLAVEQVPGSPWAQGIPGVQATPPVQQLPMPQSAVLAELQKQWQRF, encoded by the coding sequence ATGACCCCCCGCTTGCCCAACCAGAAACAATTGCGCCGTCGTACGCTGTTGTCCTTGGGGATCTTGGCGGCGGGTTTGATATTGACCTGGGCACCGTTGCCAGGGGTTTCCCAAACGCTGGTTGTTGTTGCGGGTACGGAATTGCGGCAGGTGCTGGAGGTGCTCCGCCCCCGCTTTGAACAGCAGCAACCTAACATCCGACTGGAACTCCATTTCCAAGGCTCTCAGGAGCTGGCGAATAACTATTTGGACGACACGTTTGCGGGGTTCCATCCCACGATTTTGATCCCAGCGAATCAGGAAATTTTGGAAAAACTCGTGCAAGATTGGCGGGCGCGAGAAAACACCGAGCCTTTTTTGAGCAAACCGCAGCCGATTGCTTCGACCTTTATGGTGGGGATTGCCTGGCCAGAGCGTGGGCGGGTGCTGTTTCCCCAGGGACGCTTTGACTGGGAGCGGGTGGCCCAAGCCCTGCGAGCACGGCAATGGGCGGCGATGGGTGGGCCAGCAGCCTGGGGGAGTTTTGACTTCCGCATGACCGACCCCCTACGCTCCAACAGTGGCCAGTTGACCTTGGCGCTCTGGTCGCAACAGGTGCTGGGCCAGCCCTTGACTCCTAGCAATGTCAACAGCCCGCCGGTAATCGAACTGCTGCGATTGCTCAAACCCTCGGTCTATCGCCCCCCTCGGTCCACGGACCTGCTACTGGAGGAATTCATCAGCCAGGGGCCGAACGAAGGGGATGTGGCGGTGGTCTACGAAAGCATTGCCCTGAGTCGCTGGCCCCAGGCCCAGGTCGCCCAGGGTCAGGGCTACCGAATCTATTACTTCAGCCCAACGGTGGCGACGGTTTCTACTGCTGTGGTGGTGCGGCGACGGGTCTCTCCGCTACTGGCGCGGGCGGCGGAAACGTTCATCGCCTTTTTGCGGGCGCCGGAGCAGCAACAGGTGTTTGTGCAACAGGGCTTTCGGCCAGTCATTCAGCTGGCGGTTGAGCAGGTGCCGGGTAGCCCTTGGGCGCAGGGGATTCCGGGTGTGCAGGCCACGCCCCCTGTGCAACAACTTCCTATGCCCCAGTCGGCGGTGCTGGCGGAGTTGCAGAAACAGTGGCAACGGTTCTAA
- a CDS encoding putative lipid II flippase FtsW has protein sequence MVEELRRWFLPFADPEVASWSASARWLQRLTFLWLAVGLVVLFSASLPMSLADHGDGLYYIKRQVAWAVLGVLGYSAVLRMPLKWWWRIAGPGLLVCAVLMGLTLSHGTEVNEASRWLALGPLLLQPSELVKPFLILQSSRLFANWFYCPGPARLCWLGVFALLVGMTLLQPNLSMAGLMGMTLWVLALVAGLPWFYLGTTAVAGAALAGVSLMLRDYQRQRVVSFLNPWADPLGHGYQLVQSLLAVGSGGLWGMGLGMSQQKLFFLPIQHTDFIFAVFAEEFGLVGSLLLLMFLLVYGGWGLRVALLAETQPALRLVALGATVLLVGQSLLNIGVATGVLPTTGLPLPFFSYGGNSLLASFLLAGLLVRVAREVDRGAVMPWPQR, from the coding sequence ATGGTCGAAGAATTGCGGCGCTGGTTTTTGCCGTTTGCAGACCCGGAAGTGGCCTCTTGGTCGGCGTCAGCCCGCTGGTTACAAAGACTGACGTTTCTGTGGCTGGCGGTGGGGTTGGTGGTGCTGTTTTCTGCGTCGTTGCCCATGAGCCTGGCAGACCACGGCGATGGACTCTACTACATCAAACGGCAGGTGGCCTGGGCGGTGTTGGGGGTCCTGGGTTACAGCGCCGTGTTGCGGATGCCGCTGAAATGGTGGTGGCGCATCGCTGGGCCAGGCTTGCTGGTGTGTGCCGTGCTGATGGGGTTGACCCTTTCCCACGGAACGGAGGTGAATGAAGCAAGTCGCTGGCTGGCGCTGGGACCTTTGTTGCTACAACCGTCGGAATTGGTCAAACCCTTTCTCATCCTGCAAAGCAGCCGCCTGTTTGCCAATTGGTTTTATTGCCCTGGGCCGGCCCGATTGTGCTGGCTGGGAGTGTTTGCCCTGCTGGTGGGGATGACCCTGCTCCAGCCCAATTTGAGCATGGCGGGACTCATGGGAATGACCCTGTGGGTACTGGCGTTGGTGGCGGGCTTGCCCTGGTTTTACCTGGGGACAACGGCGGTGGCGGGAGCAGCTCTGGCGGGGGTGAGTTTGATGTTGAGGGATTACCAGCGGCAACGGGTGGTTTCGTTTCTCAATCCGTGGGCCGATCCGCTTGGGCATGGATACCAACTGGTGCAGAGCTTGCTGGCCGTCGGGTCGGGGGGCCTCTGGGGCATGGGGCTAGGGATGTCACAACAAAAGTTGTTTTTCCTGCCCATCCAACACACGGATTTTATCTTTGCGGTATTTGCGGAGGAGTTCGGACTAGTAGGGAGTTTGCTGCTGTTAATGTTTTTGCTGGTTTATGGGGGCTGGGGTCTGCGAGTGGCCCTGCTGGCGGAAACCCAACCAGCTCTGCGACTAGTGGCGCTCGGAGCAACGGTGTTGCTGGTGGGGCAGTCGCTGTTGAATATTGGCGTGGCGACAGGCGTGCTGCCGACGACGGGATTGCCGTTGCCGTTTTTCAGTTACGGGGGGAATTCGCTGCTAGCCAGTTTTCTATTGGCGGGACTGCTGGTGCGGGTGGCGCGAGAAGTGGACCGCGGCGCGGTCATGCCTTGGCCGCAGCGTTAA
- a CDS encoding transcriptional repressor, whose product MIIKGAGVRSLEEALQRCQALGMRLSQQRRAILELLWQTGEHLSAREIYHRLNAQGQDIGHTSVYQNLDALASQGVIECIERADGRLYGSVSEPHSHVHCLDTQQIQDVWVELPPELIAQVERETGTKITHYRIDFFGYRQTNPPSELAPATPRAEIG is encoded by the coding sequence ATGATAATCAAGGGTGCGGGCGTCCGGTCGTTGGAAGAGGCCCTCCAGCGGTGTCAAGCGTTAGGGATGCGGTTGAGTCAACAACGGCGGGCGATTTTGGAGTTGCTGTGGCAGACAGGAGAGCACTTGTCGGCGCGGGAGATTTACCACCGGTTGAACGCGCAGGGGCAAGACATTGGCCATACGTCGGTGTATCAAAACTTAGATGCGCTGGCGTCGCAAGGGGTAATCGAGTGCATTGAGCGGGCAGACGGGCGGCTGTACGGTAGCGTGAGCGAACCCCACAGTCATGTGCATTGTTTGGATACGCAGCAGATTCAGGATGTGTGGGTGGAATTGCCGCCGGAGTTGATTGCCCAGGTGGAGCGGGAAACAGGCACGAAAATTACCCATTACCGGATTGACTTTTTTGGATACCGGCAAACTAATCCACCAAGCGAATTGGCCCCTGCAACTCCCCGCGCAGAAATTGGGTGA
- a CDS encoding ABC transporter ATP-binding protein: MPQPIIEFRNVHKTLGGRPVLNGVNLAVYPGEAVAIIGPSGAGKSTTLRLIAGLMVPDAGEVWVKGQPQVLVTEGEKSKARIGMVFQEAALFDSLTVAENVGFLLIEHSRLSPERIQELVEQSLERVGLKDISDRYPAELSGGMRRRVALARAIIEDPDNPEDDLDILLYDEPTAGLDPIAAHRIEDLMRHLQQSVQHAATYVVVTHQESTIRRAADRILLLYDGQIRWEGTPAELDTSDNPYLTQFLRGELQGPIRLVD, translated from the coding sequence ATGCCTCAACCCATCATTGAGTTTCGGAACGTTCACAAAACGTTAGGTGGCCGTCCTGTCCTCAATGGCGTGAATTTAGCCGTGTATCCCGGAGAAGCTGTGGCTATCATCGGGCCGTCCGGCGCGGGCAAGTCCACTACATTGCGGCTCATTGCTGGGTTAATGGTCCCCGATGCGGGAGAAGTTTGGGTCAAGGGGCAGCCCCAAGTCCTGGTAACCGAAGGAGAAAAAAGCAAAGCTCGCATCGGCATGGTATTCCAGGAAGCCGCCCTGTTTGATTCCCTCACCGTCGCCGAGAATGTGGGCTTTTTGCTAATCGAACACAGCCGGTTGTCGCCTGAGCGCATCCAAGAACTGGTGGAACAAAGTCTGGAGCGCGTGGGTCTCAAGGACATCAGCGACCGCTATCCGGCAGAACTTTCGGGGGGGATGCGGCGGCGCGTGGCGCTGGCGCGGGCGATTATTGAAGACCCGGATAATCCCGAAGATGACCTAGATATCTTGCTCTACGACGAGCCCACCGCCGGTCTAGACCCGATTGCCGCCCACCGGATCGAAGACCTGATGCGCCATTTGCAACAGTCCGTCCAACATGCCGCCACCTACGTCGTGGTCACCCACCAGGAAAGCACAATTCGCCGCGCCGCTGACCGGATTTTGTTGCTCTATGACGGGCAGATTCGCTGGGAAGGCACCCCTGCCGAGTTAGACACCAGCGACAACCCCTATCTCACCCAATTTCTGCGCGGGGAGTTGCAGGGGCCAATTCGCTTGGTGGATTAG
- a CDS encoding Uma2 family endonuclease — MATRLTLTQYHEMIRQGKFTPGERVELIAGQLHPMPPKGTRHAVCCTQLLRLLIPLLPAGLLLRCQDPITLPGDNEPEPDIAIVKHDVYLQRHPTPAEILLVIEIADTLLEYDRSIKAPLYAQAGIPTYWLVNLVDNQLEVFSQPIPSGYQQKTIYNRTQVVPFFTTLIACADFLPSSELG; from the coding sequence ATGGCAACTCGGCTCACACTGACCCAGTACCATGAGATGATTCGCCAGGGGAAATTTACGCCAGGGGAGCGCGTGGAACTCATTGCTGGTCAATTGCATCCCATGCCACCCAAAGGCACCCGCCACGCTGTTTGCTGTACCCAGCTCTTGCGATTGCTCATCCCCTTGTTGCCGGCTGGGTTACTGCTGCGTTGCCAAGACCCGATTACATTACCAGGGGATAACGAACCGGAACCGGATATAGCGATTGTGAAACATGACGTTTATCTCCAGCGTCACCCTACGCCGGCGGAGATTCTGCTAGTGATAGAAATTGCCGACACATTGCTGGAGTACGACCGCAGCATCAAAGCGCCTTTGTATGCCCAAGCGGGGATTCCCACCTACTGGCTGGTGAATTTGGTGGACAATCAACTGGAGGTTTTCAGTCAGCCCATACCGAGCGGCTACCAACAAAAAACGATTTACAACCGTACCCAAGTCGTGCCTTTTTTCACCACACTGATTGCCTGTGCTGATTTCTTGCCGTCATCTGAGCTAGGCTAA
- a CDS encoding Uma2 family endonuclease, which translates to MTAQLTLAQYHEMIRQGKFRPGERVELIAGRLHPMSPKGTRHSECCRRLLHLLPPLLPPNTLLQCQDPITLLGDSEPEPDMAIVKNDVYLQRHPTPAEILLVIEIADTSLEYDRTIKAPLYAQGGIPTYWLVNLVDNQLEVFSQPGPHGYQQQTIYTPDQTVPVFETAIPCADFLP; encoded by the coding sequence ATGACGGCGCAACTAACGTTGGCTCAATACCATGAGATGATTCGCCAGGGGAAATTTAGGCCGGGGGAGCGCGTGGAACTCATTGCTGGTCGCTTGCATCCCATGTCACCCAAAGGCACCCGCCACAGTGAATGTTGCCGTCGGTTATTGCATCTGTTGCCACCCTTGTTGCCCCCAAACACGTTATTACAGTGTCAAGACCCGATTACATTACTAGGGGACAGCGAACCCGAACCAGATATGGCCATCGTGAAAAATGACGTTTATCTCCAGCGTCACCCTACACCGGCAGAGATTTTGCTAGTGATTGAAATTGCCGATACATCTTTGGAGTATGACCGCACCATCAAAGCGCCTTTGTACGCCCAAGGGGGGATTCCCACCTACTGGCTGGTGAATTTGGTGGACAATCAACTGGAAGTTTTCAGCCAGCCTGGACCACACGGTTATCAGCAGCAAACGATTTATACGCCTGACCAAACGGTGCCCGTGTTTGAGACAGCCATCCCCTGCGCCGATTTCTTGCCGTAA
- the hemC gene encoding hydroxymethylbilane synthase, whose product MNSVTRIGSRQSQLALIQTHWVRDELQKHYPEQAFPIVTMTTQGDKILDVALAKIGDKGLFTKELEQALLRHEVDLAVHSLKDLPTRMPEGLVLGAITQREEPRDALVLHPRWQGKTLAELPPGAVIGTSSLRRLAQLRHRFPHLTFKDIRGNLNTRLQKLDRGDYDGLILAVAGLHRMGWADRISEVLDPDISLYAVGQGALGVQCRAGDERVLALLQVVHHRETALRCWAERAFLRQLEGGCQVPIGVHSQLVGDELTLSGVVLSLDGQQRVFGTQTAKVTTEAEAQALGESLAQTLRAQGAEAILQAIFATVGRS is encoded by the coding sequence ATGAACTCGGTCACCCGCATCGGCTCCCGCCAAAGTCAACTGGCTTTGATCCAAACCCACTGGGTCCGCGACGAACTCCAAAAGCATTACCCTGAGCAGGCATTTCCCATCGTGACGATGACCACCCAGGGGGACAAGATTCTGGATGTGGCGCTGGCAAAAATTGGGGATAAGGGGCTATTTACCAAGGAACTGGAGCAGGCGCTGTTACGGCACGAGGTGGATTTGGCGGTGCATTCCCTGAAAGATTTGCCGACGCGGATGCCGGAGGGGTTAGTCCTGGGGGCCATTACCCAGCGCGAGGAACCCCGCGATGCCCTGGTGCTGCATCCCCGCTGGCAAGGAAAGACCCTGGCAGAACTTCCCCCTGGCGCTGTCATTGGTACATCGTCTTTACGGCGGCTGGCCCAGTTGCGGCACCGGTTTCCCCATCTCACTTTCAAGGACATCCGGGGCAATTTGAACACACGCCTGCAAAAGCTCGACCGGGGAGACTACGACGGCTTGATCCTGGCGGTGGCGGGCTTGCACCGGATGGGCTGGGCTGACCGGATCAGTGAAGTGCTAGACCCAGACATTTCCCTGTACGCGGTCGGGCAAGGGGCCTTGGGTGTCCAGTGCCGCGCGGGGGATGAACGGGTGCTGGCGCTTTTGCAAGTGGTGCATCACCGGGAGACGGCGCTGCGCTGTTGGGCGGAACGGGCCTTTTTGCGGCAACTCGAAGGGGGATGCCAGGTACCCATTGGCGTGCATTCCCAACTGGTGGGGGATGAGTTGACCCTGAGCGGGGTGGTGTTGAGCCTGGATGGGCAACAGCGGGTGTTTGGCACCCAAACGGCCAAAGTAACGACGGAAGCCGAAGCCCAGGCGTTGGGAGAATCCCTGGCGCAGACGTTGCGGGCGCAAGGGGCGGAAGCCATCCTGCAGGCCATCTTTGCCACGGTCGGGCGGAGCTGA
- the glmU gene encoding bifunctional UDP-N-acetylglucosamine diphosphorylase/glucosamine-1-phosphate N-acetyltransferase GlmU — protein sequence MVAVAVLAAGKGTRMKSEVPKVLHPLAGKPLVERVIRSTQGLPVERLLVVVGHGADQVRQALAHLPQVEFVEQSPLLGTGHAVQQLVPYLEDYTGDLLVLNGDVPLLRPETLVQLWETHQQGNYAVTLLTALLADPTGYGRVICDGQMQVSAIIEDRDCTPAQRQNQRVNAGIYCFQWPKLRDVLPRLTTQNQQQEYYLTDAIQWLKPARAVDMQDSTEILGINDRKQLAVATQLFYERLRDEWLRRGVTMIDPDSVTIEDEVELAPDVVIEPQTHLRGRTVIGAGSHIGPNCWLENSIVGEKVRIWYSVVTNSVIAAGCQVGPFAHLRDQTQVGEHCRVGNFVEMKKTQVGPDCRVAHLSYLGDAQLGTQVNVGAGAITANFDGRDKHPTVIKDGCKLGANCVLVAPVTLGEGVTVAAGSVVTEDVPADALVIARARQVVKPGWRPPYLRNTAHDGSN from the coding sequence ATGGTAGCAGTAGCAGTCTTGGCAGCGGGCAAAGGCACACGCATGAAGTCGGAGGTGCCCAAGGTGTTACACCCGCTAGCGGGAAAACCCCTGGTGGAGCGGGTGATTCGCAGCACGCAAGGGTTGCCAGTGGAACGATTGCTGGTGGTGGTGGGTCACGGAGCCGACCAGGTGCGCCAGGCGTTGGCCCATCTTCCCCAGGTGGAATTTGTGGAACAATCGCCCTTGCTAGGAACGGGCCATGCCGTGCAGCAGTTAGTGCCCTACCTGGAGGACTATACCGGCGATTTGCTGGTCTTGAACGGCGATGTGCCGTTGTTGCGCCCGGAAACCCTGGTGCAGTTGTGGGAGACCCACCAGCAGGGGAACTACGCTGTCACGTTGCTCACGGCGTTGCTGGCGGATCCAACGGGCTATGGGCGGGTGATCTGCGACGGCCAAATGCAGGTGAGCGCCATTATCGAAGACCGGGACTGCACGCCAGCCCAGCGACAAAACCAGCGGGTGAATGCGGGGATTTACTGTTTCCAATGGCCCAAACTTCGGGACGTGCTCCCCCGTTTGACCACCCAGAACCAGCAGCAGGAGTATTACCTGACCGATGCCATCCAGTGGCTCAAACCGGCGCGGGCGGTGGATATGCAAGACAGCACGGAAATTTTGGGGATTAACGACCGTAAACAACTGGCGGTGGCGACCCAACTGTTTTATGAACGGTTGCGGGATGAATGGCTGCGCCGGGGTGTGACGATGATTGACCCGGACAGCGTCACGATTGAGGACGAGGTGGAACTGGCGCCAGATGTGGTGATTGAACCCCAGACCCATTTACGCGGGCGGACGGTGATCGGGGCGGGTAGCCACATTGGACCCAATTGCTGGCTGGAAAACAGCATAGTCGGGGAGAAAGTGCGCATCTGGTACTCGGTGGTGACCAATAGCGTGATTGCTGCAGGGTGCCAAGTGGGGCCGTTTGCGCATCTGCGGGACCAAACCCAGGTGGGTGAACACTGCCGGGTGGGGAACTTTGTGGAAATGAAAAAAACCCAGGTGGGGCCGGATTGCCGAGTCGCTCATTTGAGTTACCTAGGAGATGCCCAACTGGGAACGCAGGTGAATGTAGGCGCCGGCGCCATTACCGCCAATTTCGACGGGCGAGATAAGCATCCAACGGTGATCAAGGACGGTTGCAAGTTGGGGGCCAACTGCGTGCTCGTCGCGCCGGTGACCTTGGGCGAGGGCGTTACAGTGGCGGCGGGGTCGGTGGTGACGGAGGATGTTCCGGCGGATGCGCTGGTGATTGCCCGGGCGCGCCAGGTGGTCAAACCCGGTTGGCGAC